The proteins below come from a single Papaver somniferum cultivar HN1 chromosome 11, ASM357369v1, whole genome shotgun sequence genomic window:
- the LOC113322246 gene encoding putative F-box/FBD/LRR-repeat protein At4g03220 has translation MSVAIVPVHHGKTLADSLVAAADDIIAQETATAHVDHGEDKIRKSTLTYSLVAAAGMITQETATAHVDHEEDKISDLPDELIHHILSFLPIKYYMSTSILSKRWKYLSDSIHTLDFREWLTTEPEKRSKTIRRVKICAPNLSTISYTGEIPADFVIGSFPSLVEAVIDIPYTAKRPKTFVLFKLFGKVSNVKLLKIFGDSFLVPREAEILLTNLRAFNNLIHLEVGSDFTCTSFASASGSTLRISFRLLELSPYLESVVIAKASHPLLFGKTVDSRIPFPALKKKVIIVGYLTLSVHCSTSGQSNSTISMGTSGERGRIMEDPVLVLATWLKHAVMLKHVVI, from the exons ATGTCAGTCGCCATTGTTCCTGTACACCATGGAAAAACACTTGCAGATTCTCTGGTGGCTGCTGCTGATGATATTATTGCGCAAGAAACTGCTACTGCTCATGTAGACCATGGAGAAGATAAGATAAGAAAATCCACGCTTACATATTCTCTGGTGGCTGCTGCTGGTATGATAACGCAAGAAACTGCTACTGCTCATGTAGACCATGAAGAAGATAAGATAAGTGATTTACCTGATGAACTAATTCATCACATTCTTTCTTTCCTTCCAATTAAATATTATATGTCTACATCCATTTTATCCAAAAGATGGAAATATTTATCCGACTCTATACACACACTTGATTTTCGTGAGTGGCTGACGACTGAACCTGAAAAACGCTCGAAGACTatccg GAGAGTGAAGATTTGTGCTCCTAATCTGTCTACCATCAGTTACACAGGAGAGATACCGGCAGACTTTGTTATCGGCAGTTTTCCATCACTAGTTGAGGCCGTTATTGACATACCATACACAGCCAAAAGGCCCAAAACATTTGTCCTATTCAAGCTTTTCGGAAAGGTTTCTAATGTAAAGCTTCTTAAAATTTTCGGCGACTCCTTTCTG GTTCCAAGGGAAGCAGAAATCCTCCTAACCAATTTGCGTGCATTTAACAATTTGATACATCTGGAAGTTGGTTCAGATTTTACTTGCACGAGTTTTGCTTCAGCTTCTGGTTCGACATTGAGAATTTCGTTCAGGCTTCTCGAGCTCTCGCCTTATCTAGAATCAGTTGTCATTGCTAAGGCAAGTCACCCACTTCTTTTTGGTAAAACTGTTGATTCTAGAAT ACCATTTCCTGcactgaagaagaaggtgataattGTTGGTTACTTGACCCTAAGTGTTCACTGCAGCACCTCCGGTCAATCAAATTCAACTATTTCGATGGGAACCAGTGGAGAAAGAG
- the LOC113322245 gene encoding F-box protein CPR1-like: MDYPSKNRDESDYNYIVGSCNGLILLNSLDKETATSSWRKGQDIPPVDFGEFPDLLLNGALHWIDYLAGNTAACEKNYRAIISFAIENEKFIHLPFPEETMAFRKGSYSVEVLGDTLCLVCIVPYARVDVWVMQNYGVREYWTKLFTTTHVNIISYPNSLKFYDSVKNSEILTEVDKSFALYDRKKDSVRFVYINGVGDFYFSSDSYVESLVSINSGTYMGKEITDRTRRELKNTKVKHI; this comes from the exons ATGGATTACCCAAGCAAGAATAGAGATGAAAGTGATTACAATTATATTGTGGGATCTTGCAATGGCTTGATTTTATTAAACTCCCTTGATAAAG AAACAGCTACTAGTTCATGGAGAAAAGGCCAAGACATCCCTCCTGTGGATTTTGGTGAATTTCCAGATTTGCTTCTAAATGGTGCTCTTCATTGGATAGATTATTTGGCAGGCAATACCGCTGCTTGTGAAAAAAACTACAGAGCTATAATTTCCTTTGCTATTGAGAATGAGAAGTTCATTCATCTGCCATTTCCAGAAGAAACTATGGCATTCCGTAAAGGGAGTTACTCTGTCGAAGTGTTGGGAGATACCCTTTGCTTAGTTTGTATTGTCCCTTATGCTCGTGTTGATGTTTGGGTCATGCAAAATTATGGAGTGAGAGAATATTGGACTAAGCTATTCACCACTACCCATGTAAATATTATTTCATATCCCAATTCGTTAAAGTTCTATGACTCTGTTAAAAATAGTGAGATTCTAACAGAGGTTGATAAATCTTTCGCTTTATACGACCGAAAGAAAGACAGTGTTAGATTTGTGTATATTAATGGTGTCGGTGACTTTTATTTTTCCTCAGACAGTTACGTGGAGAGCTTAGTTTCAATAAATTCAGGTACTTATATGGGAAAAGAGATTACGGATAGAACGAGGAGGGAGTTAAAAAACACGAAGGTTAAACATATATAA